A stretch of the Bacteroidales bacterium genome encodes the following:
- the hemW gene encoding radical SAM family heme chaperone HemW, giving the protein MGGIYIHIPYCKTKCPYCDFFSVTGKPNKSSFLNALLEEIHLQKDFLGNRKIQTLYFGGGTPSVLASEDLECIFERLNATFGIDEEAEITVECNPDDVSVDFFSELKSIGFNRLSLGVQSFHEEDIKFLGRRHTVRQNYLAIEWAQQTGFKNISIDLIYGLPGSTSNRWKQTLETAFDFPFKHLSAYHLTIEPGTHFGELFKKGELSEISEEDSLEQFRILMEYSKNMGFEHYELSSFALPGYYSRHNTGYWWQKPYLGLGPSAHSYNGEMRQWNVAHINTYIHSVLNGKIPCEKEFLTMQDRFNEYLITRLRTQWGVDLATIEGKFGRGYKDHFLTAARSFLDQQYLERNGNIVALTNKGKFISDAIIREVIWSRG; this is encoded by the coding sequence ATGGGCGGAATATATATTCATATCCCTTATTGCAAAACCAAATGCCCTTATTGTGATTTTTTTTCTGTAACCGGCAAACCCAACAAAAGTAGCTTTCTCAATGCACTTTTGGAAGAAATTCATCTTCAGAAGGACTTTTTAGGAAACCGTAAGATTCAAACCCTTTATTTCGGTGGGGGTACCCCTTCCGTTTTGGCTTCTGAAGATCTGGAATGCATTTTTGAGCGCCTAAACGCTACCTTTGGTATAGATGAAGAGGCTGAGATCACCGTTGAATGCAATCCCGATGATGTTTCCGTGGATTTTTTCAGTGAATTAAAATCTATCGGATTCAATCGTTTGAGCCTGGGTGTGCAAAGTTTTCATGAGGAGGATATTAAATTTCTGGGCCGGAGGCATACTGTCCGGCAGAATTACCTGGCTATTGAATGGGCCCAGCAGACAGGCTTTAAAAACATAAGCATTGATCTCATTTATGGTTTGCCCGGTTCTACATCAAACAGATGGAAACAAACCCTGGAAACGGCTTTTGATTTCCCCTTCAAGCATTTGTCTGCCTATCATCTCACCATTGAGCCCGGAACGCATTTCGGTGAGTTGTTCAAAAAAGGTGAACTGAGTGAAATATCGGAAGAAGATAGCCTGGAACAGTTTCGCATCCTGATGGAGTATTCCAAAAATATGGGTTTTGAGCATTACGAGCTTTCCAGTTTTGCTTTACCGGGTTATTATTCCAGGCACAATACAGGTTACTGGTGGCAGAAACCCTATCTGGGGCTTGGTCCTTCGGCCCATTCCTACAACGGCGAAATGAGACAGTGGAATGTTGCCCATATCAATACTTATATTCATTCCGTATTAAACGGAAAGATCCCCTGTGAAAAGGAATTTTTAACCATGCAGGATCGTTTCAATGAATATCTGATCACGCGGCTAAGGACCCAATGGGGTGTAGACCTGGCTACAATCGAGGGGAAGTTCGGACGCGGCTACAAAGATCATTTTTTAACAGCAGCCCGCTCTTTTCTGGATCAACAGTATCTGGAACGCAACGGCAATATTGTAGCACTAACCAACAAGGGCAAGTTTATATCCGATGCCATCATCAGGGAAGTTATTTGGAGCAGGGGATAA
- a CDS encoding LapA family protein: MQRSLIIGLLAALILTVFALQNDEMVSIHFFFGEPVKGSLSLILLVTIIIGVILGFIFSLPSITKQSKIIQQKNKEIDKKEALLERYRKETGRTKEQDEKEKVKIKSKKRKNNRSAE, encoded by the coding sequence ATGCAAAGGTCATTAATCATAGGGTTACTTGCCGCCTTAATTCTCACAGTGTTTGCTCTGCAGAACGATGAAATGGTTTCCATCCACTTTTTCTTCGGAGAACCGGTAAAAGGCTCTTTATCCTTGATTCTCCTGGTAACGATCATTATTGGAGTGATCCTGGGATTTATTTTTTCTCTCCCTTCCATCACCAAACAGTCGAAGATCATACAGCAGAAAAATAAAGAAATAGACAAAAAGGAAGCTCTATTGGAAAGATACAGGAAAGAAACCGGGAGAACCAAAGAACAGGACGAAAAAGAGAAAGTAAAAATCAAAAGTAAAAAAAGAAAAAATAACCGTTCTGCGGAGTAG
- a CDS encoding rhodanese-like domain-containing protein, protein MVRCSIVLVLLLLTSCSVQKQEQEKEKEVHCSRIIPEDFYVRMESNPDVLVLDTRVRSEYAKERIPGARFAGKPEELDQLVDTLDKGKPLFIYCEYGDRTDTVCWILKNEKHFRNVYILKGGYELWKKVNLPVDKSRREEF, encoded by the coding sequence ATGGTGAGATGTTCAATCGTCCTTGTTTTGCTGCTATTGACTTCTTGCAGTGTTCAGAAACAAGAACAAGAAAAAGAAAAAGAAGTACATTGTTCCCGGATCATACCGGAAGATTTTTATGTACGTATGGAAAGCAATCCGGATGTACTGGTGTTGGATACACGTGTGCGGAGCGAATACGCAAAGGAGAGAATACCCGGTGCCCGCTTCGCAGGTAAGCCTGAAGAACTGGATCAGTTGGTAGATACTCTGGATAAGGGCAAGCCCCTTTTCATTTATTGTGAATATGGGGACCGCACGGATACAGTTTGTTGGATTCTAAAAAACGAAAAGCACTTCAGGAATGTTTATATCCTGAAAGGAGGATATGAATTGTGGAAAAAAGTAAACTTGCCTGTTGATAAAAGCCGCAGGGAGGAGTTTTAA